A stretch of DNA from Brevibacillus ruminantium:
TATCCTGCCTGTGAATGGGGTCGTCCTGAAGACGATTGTTTCCTCCGAATTGTGCACAGCCATTGCGCGTGAATACGGGATCCCCACTGTCGATACGTTGACCGGATTCAAATTCATAGGTGAAAAGATGTCGGAATATCAACAGACCGGAGAATATCGTTTTCTGTTTGGGATGGAAGAAAGCAACGGATATGTTTTTGGCGATCACATCCGCGATAAGGACGGCATCCAGAGCGCTTTGCTCGCTGCTGACATGTGCGCCTTTCACAAAGCGCAGGGACGTACGCTGAAACAGCAGTTGGAAAAACTATATCGCAAGCATGGCTATTATCGGGAAATGCTGATGACTTTCACGCAAAAAGGTAAAGCGGGCATGGAACGTATCTCATCCGTAATGGAGCATTTTCGCAATCAAACGTACACAAGCTTTGCCGGGCTGCTGACTACGGCTATCGAAGATTACCAGACGGGGGAACGTCAGGATCTCTTGCAGGGCCAACGCCGGGCCTTGACTCTGCCACGGTCAAACGTACGGAAATATTTTCTCGAAGATGAATCTTGGTTTTGCTTGCGACCTTCGGGGACTGAGCCCAAGCTCAAATGTTATATCGGAGTAAAAGGCTCAACTTTGGCGGAGAGCAAACGAAAGATTGAGCAGATCACGCAAGCTGTCCAAAACATTATCCGCCCTTTGCTTGCTGATTTGCACTCCTGATTTGACCGTTATCCCGTCCGTTTGGATTAGATACGAGCAACATCTTGGCACAAGCAAATGCATGCCAATCCAATCCCCGTCCGGACGGAATGCTAGTTTTCATTTGTCCCGCACGGTTGGTGCCATACAAGGGACAGCGCTATCTAATTGAAGCTTTATCCCTGCTTCGCCAGGTACGAGATGATTTCATCTGTTTGTTTGCCGGCGATGGTGCACAAAAGTCCGAATTGGAAACGCTGGCCGCCACGTTGCAAGTATCGCATCTCGTGGAATTTCTATTGAAAGAACCCTGGAAGTGTACAACAAATCCCGAGAAAAACATAAATGAGGTGCTAATCTTGCACCTCATTGTTTTGTTTGGCACCAGTTTGGCTATCTCTTCGCTTTCATCCGCCTGACTGCTGTCATCAATGACAATCAGCCCATACACCCACATCAGTGTTCGTATCGTGGAGGCTCGCTAGACATAAGGCAAGCATTGAAGAATGGTTCCATGTCGGAATCACAACGCTGACCAACAAGCTTTTTGTCTGGATTGTCAGTCATTTTTCCTTCCCCTAAATATTGATGTCAACACGTACTTGCTTCGTACATACAATATGGTAAAACCCGATTTTGGGGGAAAGGGGGATCTATGAAGATCGCTTTATACTACGATTCCTCTTTGATTGGAATGACAGTCACCTTGAATCGAAAGGAGTCGGAGGTTCCCAGGGAGCATTGATCCAGATCACCAGAATATTGGCCATACGGCATGACGTAACCATTTTTTACAGTACTTCGGAAGAAGGCAGCTATCACGGTGTCCATTACCGCAAACATCAATATCTTCCACATCCCGTCAGAGAAATTTTAGGAAGCCCGTCTGGGGATCAAATCGGACGAGTATCAGGAGCTGCTGCCCAAAGTACCTGGGAAGCTGATCTTTTGTTCAGCTCCAGAACGAGTATAACTGGACTTCTCTTTCATGGTATTACTCTCTACCTGAAACGGAAACGGCTGATGGCTGAAGGTAATAGAAAACCCCTCCGGGAATGCGGAGAGGTTCGCTCCATCAAAGGGGGGATACATCTTCAATAAATTGACTCAGTAAGCGATTTGCCTCCTGATCCGTATACTGAATGAGGGGATGCTTCATGGCGGCGTAGGCTGCTACAGAGGGGATAACGCCAGACAAGCTTCGGTCTAAAGCTATTTACAGTAGCGGATGACATCCACGACGATACCCGCACTATTGGGAGACAATCTTTATTGAGGAAATCCGTATTTCGCCAATATTTAACTGATACGTGCGATTTAGACGAATCCCCCGTTCTTCGCACAATCGTGTCAAAACACGATGGATGATCGTTGCACCCAACTGAGATTTGATATCATCGCCGATGATGGGAAGTCCCGCCCGTTCAAATTGGCCACCCACTCCGGATCAGAGGCGATAAACACAGAGATGCAATTGATAAAGGCTACCCCGGCCTCCAAGGCACCGTTCACGTAAAACTCCGTAGCACATACGCTTCCGAACGGTAAAAAATTGATAACCTTCTCAGCACCGCTGTCTTTGAGTTCCTTGACAACGTCGCAACTTTTTTGTGAAGAGAGATGAAAACGACGCTCTTCCGGAAAAGCGTTCATATGGGGAGAGATACTGTCCAACACCTCACCTTTTTTTACTATGATCGAATATTCCTTTACATCATCTGCAAATAAGAAAGCCCTTGCAGCAAGGCAGAAGCGCAGTTTCCAACTCCGATGATGGCCGCCCTGATTTTTTTCACCTGAAATCCCCCTTGCGTGAAGTGAACTGCTGGGTAATTAGCCGTTGCCATACAATTTTCTTCACAGTCTATGCAATTTCTTTTGTTCCCGTGAAAACCGTCCTTCCTTTGTCCCAATGGATGCATAGAATATCCAGCTTACACACAAACTAGTAAGAGTGGCTCTTCCTGCACGGTAACCAACTGGAGGTGTTTTTCATTGTATTCGAAACGAAATCAGGAACCAGTACCTGAGATGGAGACGACAATTTGGACCTGCAGCAACGATGGATGTACCTGCTGGATGAGAGAAAATTTGACGTTTGAAAAGGAACCGACCTGCCCGATCTGCAGTTCTTCCATGACAAAAGGCACGAAAATGCTGCCGCCGCTAACCTGGAACGTCTTCCGATAACTGCAAAGAAAAATGCCAACCTCCATCACTGAGGTTGGCTTCTTTATTCTCCGATTTGGTACGCTTTGCTTTTCACTTCCAGCGGTATTCCGGCAGTGACCAGAAATACCTGATCGCTAATCGTGGCCATTCGCTGATTCAAGATACCTGCCAGATCGCGAAAATACCTGCCCAACGCGTATTCCGGCACCAGCCCGTAGCCCACTTCATTGGTGACGAGCAGGAGCGTACCAGGGAAATCCTGAATGGCGCCCACCAGTTCATCGATCTTTTTCGTGACATTTTGGCTTGGCTGGTCGTTTTCGTAGCGAAGCAGCCAATTCGACAGCCACACCGTCAAGCAATCGACCAAAACTACCGTTTGTTTTGCATTATGTTCGGAATCCCTTCGCCATACATGAAAAAACTCGGACAAGTCATACGGCTTCTCCACGTTTTTCCAGTAAAAGGCTGACTGTTCACGTTCCCTTTGATGGCATCGGACACGTTCCGTCATTTCATCATCAAAAGGAACCGCCGTGGCGACGAAAATCCCCTGTTGGCCGAGATGAGCAGCATAACGGGTGGCAAACCTGCTTTTTCCGCTCCGAACGCCACCGGTGATGAGAGCAATCACGCAAGCCGCCTCCTTTCAAGGTTCAAGCGATCCAGCCACTCTCCCTACTCTCGACGCGATTGCAGCATGATCTGCGGCAAGTGATGAACGGGATGCTCCAGTACAATCGGCGTTACTCCGTATACCTTGTCAATCATCTCCGCCTGGAGAATCTGCCTCGGCAGTCCCACACCCATCTGTCGTCCCTGATCCAACAGCAGAATGCGGTCACAATAGAGTGAAGCCAGGTTGAGATCATGCAGGACAGCGACGACGGTATTGTTTTCAGATCGCTGCCATCTGTGAACGGCATCCAGCAGTTGAATCTGATAGCCGATATCGAGAAACGTCGTTGGTTCATCGAGGAGTAACAAGCGCGGCTGCTGAGCCATCACCTTGGCCAGTGCAACGCGTTGTTTCTCTCCGCCGCTCAGTTTGTCAAGGGTGCGATCCTGTAATGCGTTTAGACCCAGTGTTGACAAAATTTCATCAATAACGGCACCTGCGTCATCTTTTTCTGTTCCGAGCCAGTTTTGATAAGGAAATCTTCCCATCTCAACAACTTCCCTAACCGTAAACCCGACAGGAGGAAGCGTTTCTTGCTGAAGAACGGCGAGCCAGGTGGCCAATTCCTTTGGTTTAATGCGGACAGCAGGCTTTCCGTCCAAATAGATATTCCCGGAATCGGGACTTTCAATGGCGGAGAGCAGTTTCAAAAGCGTTGATTTTCCGCTTCCGTTTGGACCGATGATCCCGAAAAACTCCCCTTTTTTTACCTCAAAATGGAGACGCTGCAAAACCGGTTGTCCGCCATATGATTTCCATAGATCAGACACCTGTATCATGACGCTCACCCCTTGCCTGCCCGCTGTTTTTTCTTTAATAAATAGGCGAAAAATGGCGTTCCCAGAAAAGCTGTCACGACGCCAAGCGGGATTTCCGTCGGACTGAGCAAGGTTCGTGAAAGCGTATCTGCCCACAGCACATAAATGCCCCCGTACAAAACAGACATTGGCAGCAGCACCCGATAGTCCGGACCAGCCATCAGCCGAACAAGATGAGGAACAACCAGTCCGACAAAACCGATGATTCCGGAAACGGAAACGGCAACAGCCGTGAGCAATGTGGAGACACTGAGAACCGCGATTTTGGTTCGATCCACCTGGATACCCAAATGTGCAGCTTGCCGCTCACCCAATGCGAATACATTCAGTGAACGGCTATACCCCAGCAAAATCAGAAATCCAGCCAGCAAACAGGGAACCAGTACCATCGTAAAAGACCACCCGCGGTAGGCCAAACTGCCCATCAGCCAGAAGACGATCTCATTGACGACCTGATCGGACAGAGATACCAGCAACGAGACAATGGACCCGAGAAATGCCTGCGCCACGACGCCCGACAAGATCAAGGTCTCGATATGTATTTTTCCGTTGTTGTTGGCCAATCGTATGACCATCCATAAGCTGATCAAGCCCGTGGCAAAAGCCGCGAAAGGGATGGTCCATTGTCCAAAAAATGCGTACTGAAAGCCGAAGAGGATCAGCAGGGATGCGCCAACAGCCGAGCCAGAAGCAACCCCTAAGGTGTAAGGGTCTGCCAACGGATTGCGCAGAATTCCCTGAAATCCCGCTCCTGCCAGCGCGAGACAGCCGCCTACCAAAACGGCGAGCAGAACCCGGGGAAAGCGCACTTTCATGACAATTTGTTCAGCTGACTCCGGCCATTGGACCGGAACCAGCCTTTCCAAACCAGGCAGTTGGTGTAGCAGAATGCTCCATACCTGCCAAATCGGCAACTCTGCAGATCCGAGGGAAAGACTCAGCCCCACAGACAGGAAGAGGAGTGTAAGCCCGGCTCCTCCAAAGAGTATCAAGCGCCTTTTCATTTTATTTCAACCGATCCGGATAGATAGCTTTTGCCATCTCATACAATCCTTCTGTGATACGAGGTCCCGGACGAGAAAGCACATTGTGATCCAAACCTGCCACCTGATTTTCCCGAATCGCTTTCATTTTGTCCCATCCATTTCGTTTGCGAATCGTCTGTTCCAAAGTCTCTCCCGTTTTTTCATCCGTAAAGCCTTTTGCGTAGAGAATCACGTCCGGATCTTCTTTCAGGATTTTTTCCTCACTAATCGGATTCCAGCCTTCTGTGTCAGCAGCAATGTTGATGCCGCCCGCCAAATTGATCAACTCGTCCAAGAACTCTCCTTTTCCCACAGTCCATCCCGCTGAAAACTCCAAATAAACCTTTTTCTTTTCTTCTGGTTTTAGGGATTGCACTGCTTCTGTCACCTTGCGGATATCCTCTTTCATACGGGAAACCAGTTCTTCCGCCTGTACCTGCCGGTCTGTAATCTGCCCGATTAGCAAGATGTCTTCCATGACATCCTGCACGACCTTAGGTCGAACTGTGACAACCTTGAGATCCAGAGAACGCAGCTTCGCGACGACCTCTTTTTTCATGGAAATCCCGCCAATTACCAGATCGGGGCTTTGTGAGAGGATGGCTTCCTCATTTGGCGAAAGAACGCCCCCTACCTTTGGCTTGGTCTTGGCTTCTTCCGGATAATCGTCATAATCTGAGACCCCCACCACTTTATCTCCAAGCCCCAAGGCAAACAAAATTTCTGTCTCGGCTGGTGATGCGGAGACGATCTTCTCTGGCGCCTGGGTAAACGTAATGTCTTGACCCGTCGCATCTTTTATCGTGATTGGATACGTGGTTGCTTTTTCACTCTTATCAGCCGGCTGTGTTGCAGAAGCTCCGCCGCTCAATTCATCTGTTACAGGTGCCTGACTGTTCTGATTTGTGTTTCCAACGCCGCCACAGCCTGCGAGGCTAACTGCTGTGAGCAACGAGAGTAAGAGAAACTTGAAGCGTTTCATAGTAATATTCTTCCCTTCTAAAAAAGAATGCACGGAACCGCAAAACGTAACGAAAAGACCCTTTGCCTCCGAATGAAGACACAGGGCCCACCGATTTGGGATGCCTCCCATTATATCATTGCGAGGGAGAAAAAAGAAGCGCTTGCACAGGACGTTCTCCTGTGCCAATAGCCGAGCTGTAGGGTAATTGTGAAGATGATAGCCGTGCAGTGTTTTATCGAGAACGCAGTTTGGCGTAGTTCACTCCACTGGCCTTGCAATGCAGGATTTCCGCCAGCAGATCGGCTAGGTACGCTCCTGCTTCAATGGGTGGAGTACCCCCGCGATGAATATTGGAAATCACGGTTCGATCTGACTCCACGGTTTGAGCATTTGGCTGGTAAATCATATAGGCACTCAGGCTCTCCGCTGTTGCAAGCCCCGGCCTTTCTCCAATCAAAGAGATGACCACTTTGCATTTGACGATAGAAGCGATGTGATCCTGGACCCACACCCTTCCGCGGCGCACAAATACCGGCTTACCCGAACTAATGTTCCGAAGAGCAAGCCCTTGCTGGAGGGATGGAAGCAAATCCGGAATATTGGCTTCAATCGCCGACGTGCTAAGTCCATCCGAAATGACGATTTGTACATCTCTCTGCTTGTCCCCGTGCTGCTCCAGCCAGCGGGCGGACTCGTCACAGAGCTTGCGGCCTGATTCCAGATCCATCAAATACTCCTGCATGTCTTGGGACCTGGTCTGCAGCACTGGCAACCCCATCTTCGTGAGAAAAGCCGGGCTGATATCCTTCATGACAGCATCATGAGCTGCTGCCTGATCGATACGGAACTGCAGGTAGCTTTGAGTCTTCATGCGCGTCCCTGCCCTCCCGATGCCAATCCGCGCAGGTGTGCGAGCCATTGCCCGTTCCAGAGCCTCTCTGTTTTTGGGCTGCTCTACTCCCATCCGCTTTTGTTCGGGAAAATGGATCAGCTCACTGGCACCACCAGCAAGATCAGCTATAGCTTGTTCTTTTCTGATGTCCAAAGCAGGGTTTTGTTTGAGCAGCTCTACCCAGACCCGATTCACCAGTTCATCCAGCTCTTGTTCTCTCACTATCATCGCCTCCCTCTAATCAAAAATACTCAAATCCCCGGCATATTCAGTCAGCCGGCCATTTTCCATGATCCCCATCTTTTCCAACCAGCGTTCAAACTCACGCAAAGGCCGCAGTCCGAGGATTTCCCGCAGACTGGCATCATCGTGATAGCTGGTGTCCTGATAGCTGAGCATGACATCATCTCCGCCGGGCACTCCCATGTAAAAATTTGCGCCGGCCAAAGCCGTCAGCATCCCCGCGATTTCTTGATCATTCTGATCGGCGTGCATATGATTGGTATACGTCGGAGCGATGCCCATCGGCAAACCATGCAGTTTTCCCATGAACAGGTCTTCGAGATCGGCGCGGATCATTTGCCTTCCGTCATATAGCGTCTCCGGTCCGATAAAACCGGACACATTATTCACCATAAACGGCTTCCAATGCCTGCAAAACCCGTAGGTCCTGGCTTCCAATGTCTGCATGTCTACAGCTTCATGAGATTCCAGCGA
This window harbors:
- a CDS encoding glycosyltransferase, with the translated sequence MAQANACQSNPRPDGMLVFICPARLVPYKGQRYLIEALSLLRQVRDDFICLFAGDGAQKSELETLAATLQVSHLVEFLLKEPWKCTTNPEKNINEVLILHLIVLFGTSLAISSLSSA
- a CDS encoding cold-inducible protein YdjO-related protein — translated: METTIWTCSNDGCTCWMRENLTFEKEPTCPICSSSMTKGTKMLPPLTWNVFR
- the cobU gene encoding bifunctional adenosylcobinamide kinase/adenosylcobinamide-phosphate guanylyltransferase, with the protein product MIALITGGVRSGKSRFATRYAAHLGQQGIFVATAVPFDDEMTERVRCHQREREQSAFYWKNVEKPYDLSEFFHVWRRDSEHNAKQTVVLVDCLTVWLSNWLLRYENDQPSQNVTKKIDELVGAIQDFPGTLLLVTNEVGYGLVPEYALGRYFRDLAGILNQRMATISDQVFLVTAGIPLEVKSKAYQIGE
- a CDS encoding ABC transporter ATP-binding protein; its protein translation is MIQVSDLWKSYGGQPVLQRLHFEVKKGEFFGIIGPNGSGKSTLLKLLSAIESPDSGNIYLDGKPAVRIKPKELATWLAVLQQETLPPVGFTVREVVEMGRFPYQNWLGTEKDDAGAVIDEILSTLGLNALQDRTLDKLSGGEKQRVALAKVMAQQPRLLLLDEPTTFLDIGYQIQLLDAVHRWQRSENNTVVAVLHDLNLASLYCDRILLLDQGRQMGVGLPRQILQAEMIDKVYGVTPIVLEHPVHHLPQIMLQSRRE
- a CDS encoding FecCD family ABC transporter permease — protein: MKRRLILFGGAGLTLLFLSVGLSLSLGSAELPIWQVWSILLHQLPGLERLVPVQWPESAEQIVMKVRFPRVLLAVLVGGCLALAGAGFQGILRNPLADPYTLGVASGSAVGASLLILFGFQYAFFGQWTIPFAAFATGLISLWMVIRLANNNGKIHIETLILSGVVAQAFLGSIVSLLVSLSDQVVNEIVFWLMGSLAYRGWSFTMVLVPCLLAGFLILLGYSRSLNVFALGERQAAHLGIQVDRTKIAVLSVSTLLTAVAVSVSGIIGFVGLVVPHLVRLMAGPDYRVLLPMSVLYGGIYVLWADTLSRTLLSPTEIPLGVVTAFLGTPFFAYLLKKKQRAGKG
- a CDS encoding ABC transporter substrate-binding protein yields the protein MKRFKFLLLSLLTAVSLAGCGGVGNTNQNSQAPVTDELSGGASATQPADKSEKATTYPITIKDATGQDITFTQAPEKIVSASPAETEILFALGLGDKVVGVSDYDDYPEEAKTKPKVGGVLSPNEEAILSQSPDLVIGGISMKKEVVAKLRSLDLKVVTVRPKVVQDVMEDILLIGQITDRQVQAEELVSRMKEDIRKVTEAVQSLKPEEKKKVYLEFSAGWTVGKGEFLDELINLAGGINIAADTEGWNPISEEKILKEDPDVILYAKGFTDEKTGETLEQTIRKRNGWDKMKAIRENQVAGLDHNVLSRPGPRITEGLYEMAKAIYPDRLK
- the eutC gene encoding ethanolamine ammonia-lyase subunit EutC, whose translation is MREQELDELVNRVWVELLKQNPALDIRKEQAIADLAGGASELIHFPEQKRMGVEQPKNREALERAMARTPARIGIGRAGTRMKTQSYLQFRIDQAAAHDAVMKDISPAFLTKMGLPVLQTRSQDMQEYLMDLESGRKLCDESARWLEQHGDKQRDVQIVISDGLSTSAIEANIPDLLPSLQQGLALRNISSGKPVFVRRGRVWVQDHIASIVKCKVVISLIGERPGLATAESLSAYMIYQPNAQTVESDRTVISNIHRGGTPPIEAGAYLADLLAEILHCKASGVNYAKLRSR